From a single Cyclobacterium marinum DSM 745 genomic region:
- the ileS gene encoding isoleucine--tRNA ligase, which yields MKKYQEFKQVDYPKIGEDVLAFWKNNAVFEKSISNREGAPAYTFYEGPPSANGTPGIHHVMARAIKDVFCRYKTLKGFQVKRKGGWDTHGLPVELQVEKELGITKEDIGKKISVEEYNQKCRETVMRYKHEWDNLTEQIGYWVDLDDPYITFDVKYVESLWHLLKKLYEKDLIYKGYTIQPYSPAAGTGLSSHELNQPGSYRDVKDTSITAQFKVKGEDDLYILAWTTTPWTLPSNSALAIGEKLDYVKVKTFNPYTYEPQTVLLAKARMSAYFNPKGAKVDLDAYQPGDKVIPYQIVGEVKGKDLIGMKYEQLFPIEELALPEPAFTVISADYVTTEDGTGIVHLAKAFGADDFRTLAQQNVPGIFLKDEKGMEIPIVDKKGKFLPVVGEYLLSKIEEHEIPVHKTFGVDDFYVKNYSHDDESDKAYKSTDVIISIILKNENKAFKVEKYEHSYPHCWRTDMPILYYPLESWFIKTTAYKDKLVAFNKTINWKPESTGTGRFGNWLENLVDWNLSRSRFWGTPLPIWRNKEGTQTRCIGSVAELEAAIEESVAKGYMKESPYKGKEVDLHRPFVDDIVLVAENGDKMFREPDLIDVWFDSGAMPYAQWHYPFENDEIFKANYPADFIAEGVDQTRGWFFTLHTLAVMLFDSVAFKNVIANGLVLDKNGNKMSKRLGNAVDPFKTLKEFGPDALRWYMLSNANPWDNLKFNKEGVVEVQRRFFGTLQNTYNFFALYANLDAFAYDAANTIPVNERPELDQWILSKLQSLIKETETAYENYDITPASRAIMNFTVDQLSNWYVRLARKRFWRGDMNADKQAAYETLYECLEVIARLMSPVAPFYSDWLYQNLTASLEKKALSVHLTDWKPSNESLINLPLENSMQLAQDISSLVHSLRKKERLKVRQPLQKVLIPVLNEETKALIAHVEDLIKSEVNIKSIEYIDDTSDILVKSVKPNFALLGKRFGPKMKAVSKIIQQWGKEEIAQIEKEGQVEISIDGEAATLKLEEVLIQSQDIPGWSVATDNGITVALDVTLSTELKEEGIARDFVNRIQNLRKDMGLEVQDKIQIQIAPLNETVDNALLNFSDYIKTETQALALTLDGASNNSTVLDMDEFELAVKVEKV from the coding sequence GTGAAGAAATATCAGGAGTTTAAACAGGTAGATTATCCCAAAATAGGGGAGGACGTATTGGCTTTTTGGAAAAACAATGCCGTTTTTGAAAAATCCATTAGCAATAGGGAGGGAGCACCTGCCTATACCTTTTATGAAGGTCCACCTTCAGCCAATGGAACCCCGGGGATTCACCATGTAATGGCAAGGGCAATTAAAGATGTCTTTTGCCGCTATAAAACACTTAAAGGATTTCAAGTAAAAAGAAAGGGAGGTTGGGATACCCATGGTTTGCCTGTAGAGTTACAGGTAGAAAAGGAGCTGGGAATCACCAAGGAAGATATTGGTAAAAAAATCTCTGTAGAAGAATACAATCAAAAATGTAGGGAAACCGTCATGCGTTACAAACATGAATGGGACAACCTTACGGAGCAAATCGGCTACTGGGTAGACCTGGATGATCCTTACATCACCTTTGATGTGAAGTATGTAGAGAGTCTATGGCATTTGCTTAAAAAGCTTTACGAAAAAGACTTGATTTACAAGGGCTATACCATACAGCCCTATTCACCGGCTGCAGGTACAGGGCTAAGTTCACATGAACTTAATCAGCCGGGAAGTTACCGAGATGTAAAAGACACATCTATCACTGCACAGTTTAAGGTAAAAGGTGAGGATGACCTTTATATTTTGGCATGGACTACCACGCCTTGGACCCTGCCTTCCAATTCAGCCCTTGCCATCGGGGAGAAGTTGGATTATGTAAAGGTCAAAACATTTAACCCTTACACCTACGAACCCCAGACCGTACTATTGGCCAAGGCCAGGATGTCGGCCTATTTTAATCCTAAAGGAGCTAAAGTAGATTTGGATGCTTATCAACCCGGAGACAAGGTTATTCCTTATCAAATTGTGGGAGAAGTTAAGGGGAAGGATTTGATAGGAATGAAATATGAACAATTGTTTCCTATCGAAGAATTGGCACTTCCTGAACCTGCATTTACCGTGATTTCGGCAGATTATGTGACCACTGAAGATGGTACCGGAATTGTTCATTTGGCCAAGGCCTTTGGTGCAGATGATTTCAGAACCCTTGCACAGCAAAATGTTCCGGGGATATTTTTGAAAGATGAAAAAGGTATGGAAATACCTATTGTGGATAAAAAAGGAAAGTTCCTTCCTGTGGTGGGTGAGTATTTGCTTTCCAAAATTGAAGAGCATGAAATCCCCGTACACAAGACCTTTGGTGTAGATGACTTTTATGTCAAAAATTATAGTCACGATGATGAAAGTGATAAGGCTTACAAGAGCACAGATGTCATTATTTCCATCATTCTGAAAAATGAAAACAAGGCCTTTAAAGTAGAGAAGTACGAGCACAGCTACCCACATTGCTGGCGTACAGACATGCCTATATTGTATTATCCACTGGAAAGCTGGTTTATCAAAACTACTGCCTATAAAGACAAGCTGGTAGCTTTTAATAAGACCATCAATTGGAAACCTGAATCTACCGGAACCGGAAGGTTTGGTAATTGGCTGGAGAATCTTGTGGACTGGAACCTTAGTCGCTCAAGGTTTTGGGGAACACCTTTGCCAATCTGGAGAAATAAGGAGGGCACCCAAACAAGGTGTATCGGTTCGGTGGCAGAATTGGAAGCAGCCATAGAAGAATCAGTAGCCAAAGGATACATGAAAGAATCTCCATACAAAGGCAAAGAGGTGGATCTTCACCGACCTTTTGTTGATGATATCGTATTGGTAGCAGAAAATGGGGATAAGATGTTCCGTGAGCCGGATCTGATCGATGTATGGTTTGATTCCGGAGCCATGCCCTATGCACAGTGGCATTATCCTTTTGAAAATGACGAAATCTTTAAGGCCAACTACCCTGCGGATTTTATCGCTGAAGGCGTTGACCAAACAAGGGGTTGGTTCTTTACCCTGCATACCTTGGCGGTAATGTTATTTGATAGCGTAGCTTTCAAAAATGTTATAGCCAATGGCTTGGTCCTAGATAAAAATGGCAACAAGATGTCCAAACGTTTGGGCAATGCAGTTGATCCATTCAAAACACTTAAGGAATTTGGACCAGATGCTTTGCGTTGGTACATGTTGAGCAATGCCAATCCTTGGGACAATTTAAAGTTCAATAAAGAAGGCGTAGTGGAGGTGCAACGAAGGTTTTTCGGAACCCTTCAAAATACCTACAATTTCTTTGCGCTTTATGCCAATTTGGATGCATTTGCTTATGACGCTGCTAATACAATTCCTGTGAATGAACGTCCGGAACTGGATCAATGGATCCTTTCCAAGCTTCAGTCATTGATCAAAGAAACAGAAACGGCCTACGAAAATTATGACATAACACCGGCCTCAAGGGCTATTATGAATTTTACCGTGGATCAATTGTCCAATTGGTATGTACGTTTGGCAAGAAAACGTTTTTGGCGAGGCGACATGAACGCAGACAAGCAAGCTGCTTATGAAACCTTGTATGAATGCCTTGAAGTAATTGCCCGTTTGATGTCCCCTGTAGCTCCTTTTTATTCGGATTGGTTGTACCAGAATCTTACTGCTAGCTTGGAGAAGAAAGCTTTGTCTGTGCATTTGACAGATTGGAAGCCTTCGAACGAAAGCTTGATCAATTTGCCTTTGGAAAACAGCATGCAGTTGGCCCAGGACATCTCATCTCTGGTGCATTCCTTAAGAAAAAAGGAAAGATTAAAGGTGAGGCAGCCACTTCAGAAAGTGCTTATACCGGTATTGAATGAAGAAACCAAAGCCTTGATTGCCCATGTAGAGGACCTCATTAAATCAGAGGTTAATATAAAATCAATTGAATACATAGACGATACGTCTGACATTTTGGTAAAGAGTGTCAAGCCGAATTTTGCTCTTTTGGGTAAGCGTTTTGGTCCTAAAATGAAAGCCGTCAGCAAGATTATTCAGCAATGGGGCAAGGAAGAAATCGCTCAAATTGAGAAGGAAGGTCAAGTGGAAATCAGTATTGATGGAGAAGCTGCCACCTTGAAATTGGAAGAAGTATTGATCCAATCTCAGGATATTCCGGGTTGGTCAGTGGCAACGGACAATGGCATCACTGTGGCCTTGGATGTTACTTTAAGCACCGAGTTGAAGGAAGAAGGTATTGCCAGGGATTTTGTCAACAGAATCCAGAACCTGCGTAAGGACATGGGGCTTGAAGTACAGGATAAGATCCAAATTCAGATCGCTCCTTTGAATGAAACTGTGGACAATGCTTTGTTGAATTTCTCCGACTATATTAAAACTGAGACACAAGCATTAGCGTTAACCCTAGATGGGGCAAGTAATAATTCCACCGTATTGGACATGGATGAGTTTGAACTCGCCGTTAAAGTAGAGAAAGTATAA
- the dgt gene encoding dGTP triphosphohydrolase, with product MMNWEKLLLPEGLKPSDTDLQRSQFERDFDRIIFSAPFRNLQDKTQVFPLPENDFVHTRLTHSLEVSSVGRSLGKSTGKFLLDKYPALASKKLQPFDIGGIVATAALAHDIGNPPFGHAGEEAISDFFKFHTTGKLWQQKCSENEWEDLTNFEGNAQGFRMLVDKGNGMNISPATLAAFTKYPRPAWSKATGEKRRSQKKFGFYTSNITDYEHLAKGMGIPKLAENCWMRHPLAFLVEAADDICYSIIDLEDGCTLGLVSLEESISLMAGIIGDRYDPEKLQKYSSPKQKLAIMRAMTISRLIQETSAVFEEKEVDILSGEFDQALTEIIPSAENLEAITSLSVKKIYRSQPVLEKEAAGYQVLEGLLATFSEALFHFHFCKEKFSGHNKSILRLLPEELELQKSRDAYALMRGLLDFISGMTDKHALSLYRRVKGITIPGT from the coding sequence ATGATGAATTGGGAAAAACTACTATTGCCCGAAGGGTTAAAGCCTTCGGATACGGATCTTCAGAGAAGTCAATTTGAGCGGGATTTTGATCGAATAATTTTTTCCGCTCCTTTTCGAAATCTTCAGGATAAAACCCAGGTTTTTCCCCTTCCTGAAAATGATTTTGTGCACACCAGGCTTACCCATAGTCTGGAAGTTTCCAGTGTGGGCCGCTCATTGGGCAAGTCTACCGGAAAGTTTTTGTTAGACAAGTACCCTGCCTTGGCATCGAAGAAATTGCAGCCTTTTGACATAGGAGGGATTGTGGCAACAGCGGCTTTGGCCCATGATATTGGCAATCCGCCTTTTGGACATGCCGGAGAGGAGGCAATTTCAGATTTCTTTAAGTTTCATACCACCGGCAAACTTTGGCAACAAAAGTGTTCGGAAAATGAATGGGAAGATCTCACCAACTTTGAGGGAAATGCCCAAGGGTTTCGCATGTTGGTGGACAAAGGAAATGGGATGAATATCTCTCCCGCTACGCTGGCGGCATTTACCAAATATCCCAGACCGGCTTGGAGCAAGGCTACTGGTGAGAAGAGAAGAAGCCAGAAGAAGTTTGGGTTTTATACTAGTAACATTACAGATTATGAGCATCTTGCAAAGGGGATGGGCATTCCCAAATTGGCGGAAAATTGCTGGATGAGGCATCCTTTGGCTTTTTTGGTGGAGGCTGCAGATGATATCTGCTACAGTATCATAGATCTGGAAGATGGTTGTACCCTCGGCTTGGTTTCTTTGGAAGAATCGATCTCTCTAATGGCTGGGATAATAGGAGATCGATACGATCCGGAGAAACTTCAAAAATACAGCAGCCCAAAACAAAAACTAGCCATTATGCGCGCCATGACCATCAGCCGGTTAATTCAGGAAACCTCTGCTGTTTTTGAGGAAAAAGAAGTCGATATCTTAAGTGGGGAGTTTGACCAAGCACTAACTGAAATTATCCCTTCCGCCGAAAATCTGGAGGCCATCACTTCACTCTCAGTTAAAAAAATATATAGGTCCCAGCCTGTGCTGGAAAAGGAGGCTGCCGGATACCAAGTACTGGAAGGCTTGTTGGCTACATTTTCGGAAGCCTTGTTTCATTTTCATTTTTGTAAAGAAAAGTTTTCAGGGCACAATAAGAGCATTTTACGCTTGCTTCCAGAAGAGCTGGAACTTCAAAAATCTAGGGATGCCTATGCGCTAATGAGAGGCCTGTTGGATTTTATTTCCGGAATGACAGACAAACATGCCCTCTCACTTTACCGGCGAGTAAAAGGGATTACCATTCCCGGTACCTGA
- a CDS encoding TolC family protein: MFLKNKLILRLSIGILAMVSVFACKSIEAPVMPEMEPLPETFLDIEDSASIGDISWEEFFNDPNLVSLIETGLENNLDILTALERIEIARSQYRITKGQMYPTLNGMVRYRSGDIRPNLFSGTINGDRNVVNRTENNFIGFQSTWEIDIWGKVKNRKEADYEKFLATGMGRHLVVTDMVAEISRIYYQLLGLDIQLETINRNIEYQEMALELIKIQKMAGRATELAVQQFSAQLLSTKSLSYEKQQEIIETENRLNFIIGRFPQPIERASSLLEIKLPYGMEAGLPSDMLLRRPDIRQAEHELRASNFNVEAARKEFLPSLSLTPYVGLNDESLPAALEMPGGLTIGILGGLTAPIFAQNRIRAGYDQSIASNKIALYNYQKRILDGYQEVSSKLQRVGNLRNIYSLRDEETAVLLNAVSTANELFRGGYATYLEVITAQSRVLEAELDKTNTRIEMFLTVVDLYRALGGGWK; encoded by the coding sequence ATGTTTTTAAAAAATAAATTGATCCTTCGTCTTTCCATAGGCATCCTAGCGATGGTATCGGTGTTTGCCTGTAAAAGTATTGAGGCTCCGGTGATGCCTGAAATGGAGCCACTTCCCGAAACCTTTTTAGATATAGAGGATTCTGCCAGTATTGGTGACATTTCATGGGAGGAGTTCTTCAATGATCCAAATTTGGTAAGCCTAATCGAAACAGGGCTTGAGAATAACTTGGATATCCTTACAGCTTTAGAGAGAATAGAGATTGCCAGGTCTCAGTATAGAATTACTAAAGGGCAAATGTATCCTACCTTAAATGGGATGGTCCGTTACCGATCCGGTGATATTCGCCCCAACTTGTTTAGTGGCACCATCAATGGTGACAGAAATGTTGTCAACAGAACTGAGAATAATTTCATAGGCTTTCAGAGTACTTGGGAAATTGATATTTGGGGTAAAGTAAAAAATAGAAAGGAAGCAGATTACGAAAAATTTCTAGCTACAGGTATGGGGAGACACCTGGTGGTCACCGATATGGTGGCTGAGATTTCAAGAATTTATTATCAATTGTTGGGCTTAGACATTCAGCTCGAAACCATCAATAGAAATATTGAGTACCAAGAGATGGCCTTGGAGCTGATTAAAATTCAGAAAATGGCTGGTAGGGCTACAGAGTTGGCTGTGCAGCAATTTTCTGCCCAGTTGCTCTCTACAAAAAGTCTTTCATATGAGAAGCAACAGGAGATCATTGAAACGGAAAATAGGCTTAACTTTATAATTGGCCGGTTTCCTCAACCTATTGAAAGGGCCTCTTCATTGTTGGAAATCAAACTTCCCTATGGGATGGAAGCCGGTTTGCCATCAGACATGTTGCTTCGAAGACCTGATATCCGTCAAGCGGAACATGAGCTGAGGGCAAGTAATTTTAATGTAGAGGCAGCTAGAAAAGAGTTTTTACCTTCCTTAAGTCTAACCCCCTATGTAGGATTGAATGATGAGAGTCTTCCGGCTGCGTTGGAAATGCCCGGTGGCTTGACCATTGGAATATTGGGTGGTTTGACAGCCCCAATATTTGCTCAAAACCGTATCAGAGCGGGTTACGATCAATCCATAGCCTCCAATAAAATTGCCTTATACAATTATCAAAAGCGCATATTGGATGGTTACCAAGAAGTGTCAAGTAAACTTCAGCGTGTGGGAAATCTAAGAAATATTTACAGCCTCAGAGATGAAGAAACAGCAGTCTTGCTCAATGCAGTTTCTACGGCCAACGAATTATTCCGTGGTGGATATGCTACTTATTTGGAGGTGATTACGGCTCAATCAAGAGTTCTGGAGGCAGAGCTGGACAAGACCAATACAAGGATTGAAATGTTCCTCACTGTAGTGGATCTTTACCGTGCATTGGGAGGTGGTTGGAAATAG
- a CDS encoding efflux RND transporter permease subunit — protein sequence MFDLFIKRPVLSLVISLFFVLLGLLSFFTLPVELFPDIAPPSVSIRAKYRGANAEVAAKTVATPLEKVINGVPGMTYMTSVSSNRGTVVIKVYFQAGVDPDLAAVEIQNRVSTVVNDLPEIVTKAGVTVEKQVEGLLMYINVASEDPSLDEAFIYNFTDLNVLQELQRVDGVGLAEIMSTKDYSMRIWLKPDRMTAYKVATDDVIAAINNQNVEAAPGQLGISSGKDMQMLQYVLKYTGKFYEPKQYENLVIRANPDGSILRLKDIADVEFGNLNYGRIAKMDGKPAASVMVIQRPGSNASEVIANVKEKIEQIKQDNFPSGMDYKISYDVSRFLDASIHEVLVTLVEAFILVFIVVFIFLQDFRSTLIPTLAVPVALIGTLFFMQWLGFSINLLTLFALVLAIGIVVDNAIVVVEAVHAKMEKEGLAPRAATFAAMKEISGAIIAITMVMSAVFVPVAFMSGPVGVFYRQFSLTLAIAIFISGVNALTLTPALCAILLQNHYGEEKKQTLLQRFFNGFNHYYNFFENKYLQYVTFLVPRKGVTTLIFLFFFVATWGVSKILPTGFIPTEDQSMVYVNVTTPVGATVERTEKVLDELIHKLEGNEAVASVSSLAGYSLGNGLSGASYGMAMVNLKSWDERKDLPIQQTLDEFEKLGEEISDAKISFFLPPTVSGFGNSSGFQMKVLDQTGTGNLERLSTVTNDLVEELMASPEIGFAYTDFDPTFPQFLIRIDQDQAAKNGVTIAKALGTMQVLLGGQFVSDFVRFEQMYDVMLQAGPEYRAKPEDVMALQVKNNVGEMVPISSFLTMEKAYGPEQLTRFNMYNSATVKGSAAPGYSSGDVIAAIERVTAEKLPQGYNHDWYGMSREEVTSGNQAIVIFLICLLFVYLILSAQYESFLLPLPVILSLPVGVFGAFISLYLLGLQNNIYAQVALIMLIGLLGKNAILIVEFAIQKREAGHSVIQAAVEGSVTRLRPILMTSFAFIAGLLPLAMATGAGALGNRSIGTAAAGGMLIGTIFGLIIIPGLYVIFAHFTFQKVEENEKPTSEKKDNTQVSFSNN from the coding sequence ATGTTTGATTTATTTATAAAAAGGCCGGTTTTATCGCTGGTGATATCCCTTTTCTTTGTGTTACTGGGATTGTTATCTTTTTTTACTTTGCCGGTAGAACTTTTCCCGGATATTGCCCCTCCATCTGTATCCATTCGTGCCAAATACAGGGGAGCGAATGCAGAAGTGGCAGCCAAGACAGTGGCTACTCCTCTTGAAAAAGTAATCAATGGTGTGCCGGGAATGACTTACATGACCTCCGTAAGTAGTAATAGGGGTACAGTAGTCATCAAAGTGTATTTTCAAGCCGGCGTTGATCCGGATCTGGCAGCGGTAGAGATTCAGAATAGGGTTTCTACGGTGGTCAATGACCTGCCGGAAATTGTTACCAAAGCCGGGGTAACGGTGGAAAAGCAAGTGGAAGGCTTGCTCATGTACATCAATGTGGCCAGTGAGGACCCTTCATTAGACGAAGCCTTTATCTATAATTTCACAGATCTCAATGTGCTTCAAGAACTGCAGCGGGTGGATGGTGTAGGCCTTGCCGAAATCATGAGTACCAAGGATTACTCCATGAGAATTTGGCTCAAGCCTGACCGCATGACGGCTTATAAAGTGGCCACAGATGATGTTATCGCAGCCATCAATAATCAGAATGTGGAGGCAGCTCCCGGTCAGTTAGGGATCAGCTCCGGTAAAGACATGCAAATGTTACAGTATGTCCTTAAATACACCGGGAAATTTTATGAACCCAAACAATATGAAAACTTGGTCATCAGGGCCAATCCTGATGGATCTATTTTAAGGTTAAAAGACATTGCGGATGTAGAATTTGGAAACCTTAATTACGGTAGGATTGCCAAAATGGACGGTAAGCCTGCCGCCTCTGTGATGGTTATTCAGCGTCCCGGATCCAATGCCAGTGAGGTCATTGCCAATGTCAAAGAGAAAATTGAACAAATTAAGCAGGACAACTTCCCTTCAGGGATGGATTATAAAATATCCTATGATGTGTCCAGGTTTTTGGATGCTTCCATTCATGAGGTATTGGTGACCTTGGTAGAAGCATTTATTCTTGTTTTTATTGTGGTGTTTATTTTCCTTCAGGATTTTCGCTCCACCCTTATCCCTACACTTGCAGTGCCGGTAGCCCTGATCGGGACCTTGTTTTTTATGCAGTGGTTGGGCTTTTCTATCAACCTGCTCACTTTATTTGCACTGGTATTGGCCATAGGGATAGTGGTGGATAATGCCATTGTGGTGGTGGAAGCTGTCCATGCCAAAATGGAGAAGGAAGGGCTGGCGCCGCGCGCGGCAACATTCGCCGCCATGAAGGAGATCAGTGGGGCCATTATTGCTATTACCATGGTGATGTCTGCAGTATTTGTACCGGTGGCATTTATGTCAGGGCCTGTCGGGGTCTTTTATAGACAGTTTTCCTTGACCTTGGCCATAGCTATCTTTATTTCCGGAGTCAATGCACTGACATTAACCCCTGCACTTTGTGCGATCTTGCTTCAAAATCACTATGGAGAAGAAAAGAAACAAACTTTGTTGCAGCGTTTCTTCAATGGTTTCAACCATTATTACAATTTCTTTGAAAATAAATACCTACAATATGTCACCTTCTTGGTGCCTCGAAAAGGAGTTACCACACTTATATTTCTCTTTTTCTTTGTGGCCACCTGGGGTGTAAGTAAAATCCTGCCAACAGGCTTTATTCCTACAGAGGATCAAAGCATGGTGTATGTCAATGTAACCACTCCTGTTGGTGCAACAGTAGAAAGAACTGAAAAGGTTTTGGATGAATTGATTCATAAACTGGAAGGAAATGAGGCGGTAGCTTCTGTTTCCAGTTTGGCAGGTTACTCACTTGGAAATGGTCTTTCCGGCGCCTCTTATGGGATGGCGATGGTCAACTTGAAATCATGGGATGAGAGGAAGGACCTGCCCATTCAGCAGACCTTGGATGAATTTGAAAAACTAGGTGAGGAAATTTCTGATGCGAAAATTAGTTTCTTCTTACCTCCCACAGTTTCCGGTTTTGGTAACTCCAGTGGTTTTCAGATGAAAGTTCTTGACCAAACAGGGACAGGTAATCTGGAGCGTTTGTCCACAGTTACCAATGATTTGGTCGAAGAGCTGATGGCCAGCCCTGAGATAGGATTTGCGTATACCGACTTTGACCCTACTTTTCCTCAGTTTCTTATCAGGATTGATCAGGATCAGGCAGCGAAAAATGGGGTGACCATAGCCAAAGCCCTAGGCACCATGCAGGTATTATTAGGTGGGCAATTCGTTTCTGATTTTGTCCGCTTTGAGCAGATGTATGATGTGATGTTACAAGCCGGGCCGGAATACCGAGCCAAGCCCGAAGATGTAATGGCCCTTCAAGTGAAAAATAATGTGGGAGAAATGGTGCCCATCTCCTCGTTCCTGACCATGGAAAAAGCCTACGGACCGGAGCAGTTAACCAGATTCAATATGTACAATTCAGCTACAGTAAAAGGTTCCGCTGCCCCTGGGTACAGTAGTGGAGATGTGATTGCAGCCATCGAAAGAGTAACAGCCGAAAAACTGCCACAAGGATATAATCATGACTGGTATGGGATGTCCAGAGAAGAGGTGACCTCAGGAAATCAGGCCATCGTTATTTTCTTGATCTGTTTGTTGTTTGTCTATTTAATTCTTTCCGCTCAATATGAAAGTTTCCTTTTACCACTTCCGGTAATTTTATCCCTTCCGGTGGGAGTATTTGGTGCCTTCATTTCTCTATACTTATTGGGCTTGCAAAACAATATCTATGCACAAGTAGCATTGATCATGCTCATTGGTCTATTAGGTAAAAATGCCATATTGATTGTGGAATTTGCCATACAGAAAAGAGAAGCAGGGCATTCTGTGATACAAGCCGCTGTGGAAGGATCTGTGACCAGACTACGGCCTATACTAATGACTTCCTTTGCCTTTATAGCAGGATTGTTGCCTTTGGCAATGGCCACAGGTGCCGGAGCATTGGGTAACCGATCCATTGGTACGGCTGCTGCAGGTGGAATGTTAATCGGGACCATATTCGGATTGATCATCATTCCGGGACTGTATGTGATTTTCGCTCATTTTACTTTCCAAAAAGTGGAAGAAAATGAAAAGCCAACTTCAGAAAAGAAAGATAACACTCAAGTATCTTTTTCAAATAATTGA
- a CDS encoding efflux RND transporter periplasmic adaptor subunit: MSKIKLNKIGIFVFFIPVIFIFSCNSENNAGKKVQEIKEFPVIEVVASDTILHRDYVADIKAIQNVELRARVQGFLEKVNVDEGQEVKKGQILFKTNEQEYKAELAKAKANLESAKAEAKVIEFEVERLKIMVDNNVISASELNLTKAKYDAVLAKIEEAKSAMDNAAVQLSYTNIRAPFDGIIDRIPLKTGSLVDQGSLFTTVSNISSVHVYFNVSEKEYLEYIKSKDETTENNVVQLVLADGAPYPYEGIIETMQGEFNANTGSIAFRALFPNPSKILKHGATGKIILTNKIRNAIIIPQKAVFEIQDRSFVYIVKADNQVEMRSIIPRARFSHYYIIESGLEEGERLVFEGIQNVKDGMTIQPKMIAGETEIPVTKNDDTIAEVMPTSTEK, from the coding sequence ATGAGCAAAATAAAATTAAATAAAATCGGAATTTTCGTCTTTTTTATTCCGGTGATTTTCATTTTTTCATGTAATAGTGAAAATAATGCCGGTAAGAAGGTACAAGAAATCAAGGAGTTTCCGGTAATAGAAGTGGTGGCATCAGACACCATATTACACAGAGATTATGTGGCAGATATCAAAGCGATACAAAACGTGGAGTTAAGGGCTCGGGTACAGGGATTTCTGGAAAAAGTTAATGTGGATGAAGGCCAGGAGGTTAAGAAAGGTCAAATTCTCTTCAAAACCAACGAGCAAGAGTATAAAGCGGAACTAGCCAAAGCCAAGGCAAATCTTGAAAGTGCCAAAGCGGAAGCCAAGGTGATCGAATTTGAGGTGGAGCGATTGAAAATCATGGTGGACAATAATGTAATCTCAGCGTCAGAATTGAACCTCACCAAGGCAAAATACGATGCTGTATTGGCCAAAATTGAGGAAGCAAAATCTGCCATGGACAATGCTGCAGTGCAGCTTTCGTATACCAATATCAGGGCTCCTTTTGATGGGATCATTGATAGAATACCTTTAAAAACCGGTAGTTTGGTAGACCAAGGAAGCTTGTTTACCACTGTTTCTAACATTAGTTCCGTCCATGTCTATTTCAATGTATCAGAAAAGGAATATTTGGAATATATCAAATCAAAGGATGAAACTACAGAAAACAATGTGGTCCAATTGGTGCTTGCCGATGGCGCTCCATATCCTTATGAGGGAATTATTGAAACCATGCAAGGAGAATTCAATGCCAATACCGGTTCCATAGCCTTTAGGGCCTTGTTTCCCAACCCCAGTAAAATCTTGAAACATGGGGCTACGGGCAAGATTATTCTAACCAATAAAATCAGAAATGCCATCATTATCCCTCAGAAGGCAGTATTTGAAATTCAAGACAGAAGCTTTGTTTATATAGTGAAGGCAGACAATCAGGTGGAAATGCGTAGCATTATTCCGAGAGCAAGGTTTTCCCATTATTATATTATAGAGTCAGGTTTGGAAGAGGGTGAGCGTCTTGTTTTTGAAGGTATCCAAAATGTCAAGGATGGCATGACCATTCAGCCGAAAATGATCGCAGGAGAAACCGAAATCCCTGTGACTAAAAATGACGATACCATTGCAGAAGTAATGCCTACCAGTACAGAAAAATAA